In Elaeis guineensis isolate ETL-2024a chromosome 1, EG11, whole genome shotgun sequence, a genomic segment contains:
- the LOC105061257 gene encoding beta-glucosidase 12 isoform X2 produces MALGFGILPSLLLLLAILKNAAASLDRSSFPPDFIFGTSSSAYQYEGGARDGGRGPSIWDAFAHKHPDGSLSGGINREGIMYYNNLIDKLISNGVQPFVTLFHFDTPQALEEKYGGFLSHHIIQDFKVYAEICFREFGNRVKNWITVNEPWIFCITGYERGTHPPGRCSPWEKGKCDVGDSGTEPYMACHHMLLAHAAVVQVYKDKYQATQNGQIGIILISHWFVPLSDSKSDKDAANRALDFMLGWFMDPLTRGDYPSSMRTLVRKRLPKFRKQQSRMLNGSFDFIGINYYTAQYVSKLPISKNVSVSYDTDMQVQMTEMRNGIQIGPKAASDWLYIYPRGIGDLLLHLKAKYNNPIIYITENGVDELNNKSASLEEALKDDTRINFHSEHLLNVLRAIRRGANVRGYFAWSLLDNFEWTEGYTVRFGIIFVDFEDGLKRHPKSSAHWFSKFLKERIHQSVKMCSIVM; encoded by the exons ATGGCTCTTGGATTTGGTATCCTTccttctctcctcctcctcctggcTATATTAAAGAATGCTGCTGCATCGCTCGACCGGAGTAGTTTCCCGCCTGATTTCATTTTCGGGACGTCCTCCTCGGCTTATCAG TACGAAGGTGGAGCTAGAGATGGTGGCAGGGGGCCTAGCATATGGGATGCCTTCGCCCACAAGCACCcag ATGGCAGCCTAAGTGGGGGAATCAATAGAGAAGGTATCATGTACTACAACAACCTTATTGATAAGCTCATATCCAATG GTGTGCAACCATTCGTGACGCTCTTCCATTTTGACACTCCCCAAGCCTTGGAAGAGAAATATGGAGGTTTCCTGAGCCACCATATCAT ACAGGACTTCAAGGTCTACGCTGAGATTTGCTTCAGGGAATTTGGAAATCGGGTGAAGAATTGGATCACAGTCAATGAACCATGGATATTTTGCATCACAGGATATGAGAGAGGTACGCATCCACCGGGCCGGTGTTCCCCATGGGAAAAGGGGAAGTGCGATGTTGGGGATTCGGGAACAGAGCCATACATGGCCTGCCATCACATGTTATTGGCTCATGCTGCTGTGGTACAGGTATACAAAGACAAGTATCAG GCAACGCAGAATGGGCAAATAGGTATAATATTGATCTCCCATTGGTTTGTTCCTCTCTCTGATTCAAAGTCTGACAAGGATGCAGCCAACAGGGCCTTAGATTTCATGCTTGGATG GTTCATGGACCCCTTAACTCGAGGAGATTATCCATCGAGTATGAGGACATTGGTAAGAAAGCGTTTGCCCAAATTTAGGAAACAGCAGTCCAGAATGCTTAATGGATCATTTGATTTTATTGGAATTAATTACTATACCGCGCAATATGTTTCTAAACTTCCCATATCCAAGAATGTTAGCGTAAGCTATGATACGGATATGCAAGTTCAGATGACAG AGATGCGCAATGGAATTCAAATAGGTCCTAAG GCTGCTTCGGACTGGCTGTACATCTACCCACGAGGAATAGGAGATCTCTTGCTCCATCTAAAGGCCAAATACAACAACCCAATTATCTACATCACAGAGAATG GTGTAGACGAGTTAAACAACAAGAGCGCATCGCTTGAAGAAGCCTTGAAGGATGACACCAGAATAAACTTCCATAGCGAGCATCTTTTGAATGTTCTAAGAGCCATCAG GAGAGGAGCAAATGTGAGAGGATACTTCgcttggtcattattagataacttTGAATGGACGGAAGGTTACACGGTTAGATTTGGTATTATTTTTGTGGATTTTGAAGATGGTCTGAAGAGACACCCCAAAAGCTCTGCTCATTGGTTCAGCAAATTCCTCAAAGAAAGGATCCATCAAAGTGTAAAAATGTGTTCCATTGTGATGTAG
- the LOC105061257 gene encoding beta-glucosidase 12 isoform X1, producing the protein MALGFGILPSLLLLLAILKNAAASLDRSSFPPDFIFGTSSSAYQYEGGARDGGRGPSIWDAFAHKHPEKILDRSNGDVAVDFFHRYKEDVDIMKDIGMDAFRFSISWSRILPNGSLSGGINREGIMYYNNLIDKLISNGVQPFVTLFHFDTPQALEEKYGGFLSHHIIQDFKVYAEICFREFGNRVKNWITVNEPWIFCITGYERGTHPPGRCSPWEKGKCDVGDSGTEPYMACHHMLLAHAAVVQVYKDKYQATQNGQIGIILISHWFVPLSDSKSDKDAANRALDFMLGWFMDPLTRGDYPSSMRTLVRKRLPKFRKQQSRMLNGSFDFIGINYYTAQYVSKLPISKNVSVSYDTDMQVQMTEMRNGIQIGPKAASDWLYIYPRGIGDLLLHLKAKYNNPIIYITENGVDELNNKSASLEEALKDDTRINFHSEHLLNVLRAIRRGANVRGYFAWSLLDNFEWTEGYTVRFGIIFVDFEDGLKRHPKSSAHWFSKFLKERIHQSVKMCSIVM; encoded by the exons ATGGCTCTTGGATTTGGTATCCTTccttctctcctcctcctcctggcTATATTAAAGAATGCTGCTGCATCGCTCGACCGGAGTAGTTTCCCGCCTGATTTCATTTTCGGGACGTCCTCCTCGGCTTATCAG TACGAAGGTGGAGCTAGAGATGGTGGCAGGGGGCCTAGCATATGGGATGCCTTCGCCCACAAGCACCcag AGAAGATTCTGGACCGAAGTAACGGTGATGTAGCGGTAGACTTTTTTCATCGTTACAAG GAAGATGTAGACATTATGAAGGACATTGGCATGGACGCTTTCAGGTTTTCCATCTCATGGTCTCGAATCCTACCTA ATGGCAGCCTAAGTGGGGGAATCAATAGAGAAGGTATCATGTACTACAACAACCTTATTGATAAGCTCATATCCAATG GTGTGCAACCATTCGTGACGCTCTTCCATTTTGACACTCCCCAAGCCTTGGAAGAGAAATATGGAGGTTTCCTGAGCCACCATATCAT ACAGGACTTCAAGGTCTACGCTGAGATTTGCTTCAGGGAATTTGGAAATCGGGTGAAGAATTGGATCACAGTCAATGAACCATGGATATTTTGCATCACAGGATATGAGAGAGGTACGCATCCACCGGGCCGGTGTTCCCCATGGGAAAAGGGGAAGTGCGATGTTGGGGATTCGGGAACAGAGCCATACATGGCCTGCCATCACATGTTATTGGCTCATGCTGCTGTGGTACAGGTATACAAAGACAAGTATCAG GCAACGCAGAATGGGCAAATAGGTATAATATTGATCTCCCATTGGTTTGTTCCTCTCTCTGATTCAAAGTCTGACAAGGATGCAGCCAACAGGGCCTTAGATTTCATGCTTGGATG GTTCATGGACCCCTTAACTCGAGGAGATTATCCATCGAGTATGAGGACATTGGTAAGAAAGCGTTTGCCCAAATTTAGGAAACAGCAGTCCAGAATGCTTAATGGATCATTTGATTTTATTGGAATTAATTACTATACCGCGCAATATGTTTCTAAACTTCCCATATCCAAGAATGTTAGCGTAAGCTATGATACGGATATGCAAGTTCAGATGACAG AGATGCGCAATGGAATTCAAATAGGTCCTAAG GCTGCTTCGGACTGGCTGTACATCTACCCACGAGGAATAGGAGATCTCTTGCTCCATCTAAAGGCCAAATACAACAACCCAATTATCTACATCACAGAGAATG GTGTAGACGAGTTAAACAACAAGAGCGCATCGCTTGAAGAAGCCTTGAAGGATGACACCAGAATAAACTTCCATAGCGAGCATCTTTTGAATGTTCTAAGAGCCATCAG GAGAGGAGCAAATGTGAGAGGATACTTCgcttggtcattattagataacttTGAATGGACGGAAGGTTACACGGTTAGATTTGGTATTATTTTTGTGGATTTTGAAGATGGTCTGAAGAGACACCCCAAAAGCTCTGCTCATTGGTTCAGCAAATTCCTCAAAGAAAGGATCCATCAAAGTGTAAAAATGTGTTCCATTGTGATGTAG
- the LOC105061257 gene encoding beta-glucosidase 12 isoform X3, translating to MKDIGMDAFRFSISWSRILPNGSLSGGINREGIMYYNNLIDKLISNGVQPFVTLFHFDTPQALEEKYGGFLSHHIIQDFKVYAEICFREFGNRVKNWITVNEPWIFCITGYERGTHPPGRCSPWEKGKCDVGDSGTEPYMACHHMLLAHAAVVQVYKDKYQATQNGQIGIILISHWFVPLSDSKSDKDAANRALDFMLGWFMDPLTRGDYPSSMRTLVRKRLPKFRKQQSRMLNGSFDFIGINYYTAQYVSKLPISKNVSVSYDTDMQVQMTEMRNGIQIGPKAASDWLYIYPRGIGDLLLHLKAKYNNPIIYITENGVDELNNKSASLEEALKDDTRINFHSEHLLNVLRAIRRGANVRGYFAWSLLDNFEWTEGYTVRFGIIFVDFEDGLKRHPKSSAHWFSKFLKERIHQSVKMCSIVM from the exons ATGAAGGACATTGGCATGGACGCTTTCAGGTTTTCCATCTCATGGTCTCGAATCCTACCTA ATGGCAGCCTAAGTGGGGGAATCAATAGAGAAGGTATCATGTACTACAACAACCTTATTGATAAGCTCATATCCAATG GTGTGCAACCATTCGTGACGCTCTTCCATTTTGACACTCCCCAAGCCTTGGAAGAGAAATATGGAGGTTTCCTGAGCCACCATATCAT ACAGGACTTCAAGGTCTACGCTGAGATTTGCTTCAGGGAATTTGGAAATCGGGTGAAGAATTGGATCACAGTCAATGAACCATGGATATTTTGCATCACAGGATATGAGAGAGGTACGCATCCACCGGGCCGGTGTTCCCCATGGGAAAAGGGGAAGTGCGATGTTGGGGATTCGGGAACAGAGCCATACATGGCCTGCCATCACATGTTATTGGCTCATGCTGCTGTGGTACAGGTATACAAAGACAAGTATCAG GCAACGCAGAATGGGCAAATAGGTATAATATTGATCTCCCATTGGTTTGTTCCTCTCTCTGATTCAAAGTCTGACAAGGATGCAGCCAACAGGGCCTTAGATTTCATGCTTGGATG GTTCATGGACCCCTTAACTCGAGGAGATTATCCATCGAGTATGAGGACATTGGTAAGAAAGCGTTTGCCCAAATTTAGGAAACAGCAGTCCAGAATGCTTAATGGATCATTTGATTTTATTGGAATTAATTACTATACCGCGCAATATGTTTCTAAACTTCCCATATCCAAGAATGTTAGCGTAAGCTATGATACGGATATGCAAGTTCAGATGACAG AGATGCGCAATGGAATTCAAATAGGTCCTAAG GCTGCTTCGGACTGGCTGTACATCTACCCACGAGGAATAGGAGATCTCTTGCTCCATCTAAAGGCCAAATACAACAACCCAATTATCTACATCACAGAGAATG GTGTAGACGAGTTAAACAACAAGAGCGCATCGCTTGAAGAAGCCTTGAAGGATGACACCAGAATAAACTTCCATAGCGAGCATCTTTTGAATGTTCTAAGAGCCATCAG GAGAGGAGCAAATGTGAGAGGATACTTCgcttggtcattattagataacttTGAATGGACGGAAGGTTACACGGTTAGATTTGGTATTATTTTTGTGGATTTTGAAGATGGTCTGAAGAGACACCCCAAAAGCTCTGCTCATTGGTTCAGCAAATTCCTCAAAGAAAGGATCCATCAAAGTGTAAAAATGTGTTCCATTGTGATGTAG
- the LOC140856631 gene encoding beta-glucosidase 13-like — translation MDLLTRGNYPFIKSTFVGNHLPRFTKKQSEELGGSFDFIGINYYTSSSMMFHPVTTLLLTGFISTHRESENCCSISRKDTITRLCAELPSLDLYVRISSTITVPLEEALKDDIRITYHHKHLLYLQRAISDGADVRGYFARLLLDNFEWSSSYTVRFGINFVDYKDGLERSQEIGSMASQVLWKLDFQ, via the exons ATGGATCTCTTAACTCGAGGAAATTATCCATTTATCAAGAGCACATTTGTAGGAAATCATCTGCCTAGATTTACCAAAAAGCAATCTGAAGAGCTCGGAGGATCTTTTGATTTCATCGGAATTAATTACTACACCAGTTCTAGTATGATGTTCCACCCTGTAACAAC GCTGCTTCTGACTGGCTTTATATCTACCCACCGGGAATCAGAAAACTGTTGCTCTATATCAAGAAAGGACACCATAACCCGGTTAT GTGCTGAGCTCCCTTCTCTTGATTTGTATGTACGGATAAGTTCAACAATAACTGTGCCACTTGAGGAAGCCCTGAAGGATGATATTAGAATAACCTACCATCACAAACATCTCTTATACCTTCAGAGAGCCATCAG TGATGGAGCAGATGTCAGAGGATATTTTGCACGGTTGCTGTTGGATAATTTCGAGTGGTCGTCTAGCTACACCGTCAGGTTCGGGATTAACTTTGTAGATTACAAGGATGGTCTGGAGAGATCCCAAGAAATCGGCTCTATGGCTTCACAAGTTCTTTGGAAATTAGACTTCCAGTGA